The DNA sequence AGGTGTAAGCTATGAATTTTAGTAGGAGAGATCATCTAGGTGATGAAATGAGGGATATATATAAAAAGATTTATACCGGTGGAGATGTTATGGTGGGAATGCATATATCCAGACTTGTAGATATATTCTATATTCTCTCTAAGGCAGGAATGCTAACTAATATTACAAGAAGAAAATTAAAAGCCTTTCTAATAAAAGCAATCAACCTAAATGGATTATTTGTTGAATCAAGAAATACATTCGATGTAGAAGCTATTGACTTATTCACTAAAGAAAAAGATAGATTTAATCTCAAGGATCTTATAATATTGATTTTAGAGGAACTATATAATGATCCATTTGTAAAAAATAGGGTTTATAGTAGAGAAAAATTTAATGAAATCATTGAACTTTTCAATGACTGTACTGAAAAGAGTAACTGTATTGAGGAAGAAGATTGGGTGGATTTTTACTTTTGTGATGATAAAGTTTTTTTTACAAAGATAGATGGGGAAGATATTTATCTATATTTAAAGCAAGAGCCCAGATTTATACACATTGGTCTGGAAACTGTTGATAATAATGATTATAAGAAAGACTATGGTAAGATTGCAGAAGAGGAATTGAGTAATGGACGAATTTTTCATCAAGGTGATGAACCAATAGTATTCGTACAGACAGATAAAGGCTATATAAAAAAAATTAAAGTGGGATTTGATAGAAGATGTGTGCATTCAAAAATAAAAGGTAAAATTATTGATCAACTAAAAGATGAAAGCCTTTTAGTGATGGAAGACAATAGACTCATTCGTTTAATGCCAAATGGCAAAGTGATAGTAGTGGTTGATAATATTTCTGGGGGATTCACCTGCATATCTACAGATGGCGAAGATGTATTTTGGAAGAGTAACAATAAAAAAAAGTATAACAATATTGTTAAGAGTCTTAAGGTCGATAGATTGAGTAATGAAATGCTTTGGAAAGGATTATTGTTTGCACTATATAATTTTGAATCTATGAAGTTTAGCTATAAACTTGGAGATAGAATTAGATTTGCTACTTTGTTTGAGCGAATACCAGATCCTTTTAATATGGAGTTAATTGTAAAAAGAATATCAGAAATTGAGCGGTATTGTTATGACAAAGATATCACTAAGACAGAATGTTATGTGGAAACAATGGGCAGTATTATGAAAATTGAGGATGAGCAACTTAATGAGGTGGAAACACATATGATGTTGGAATATATTCTGGATAGTATAAGCATAGATCCATATAAACTTATCTCTATTGATAATAGATTGATAAATTATATAGAGTATTTAACTGAGGGCATATATGATTTCATTGAAGGAACAGATGATTATAATAATGGTAATTTTCCGATTGATTACATCGAAATTGAAGACACTGATGAAGCTAGGATCAATAGAATTAAATATGAGATTGCTAGAATGAATAAAGAGCTTGAATATATAGGGGTGAAATCACCATCAGATTTAGAGCGTAAAGGGAAAATAGAAATTATAGAACATAATAGAGCAGAAATTGAGAAGAAAGACAAAACACCACATGAATCATAATATATAAAATTTTTAAAAGAGAGTTTGTTGGAATTATGATAATATCTTTAAATTTATAGAAAGGAGGATATATTAGATGGATTACAGACAAATAGCTATATTTATTACATTTGGAATTATTTTTATAGGATTTTCTTTTAGGCTATATCGCATAAACTCACTTTTAAAAAGACGTAGTTTCACAGTATCATTTAGAAATTTATTTATAGAAATGGTAAATCTATTTTACGAAGATTACATAATAAAAGATAGTTTATATAAAAAATATATTCATGAAGTGGATGCCATACAAGAGGAATTAGGTAGTGATGGAATTCTCTCAAATTATATAGATCAAGGTATGTATTATTTAAACTACCCGGTATTTTCAAACGTAATTTCGGAACTTAGGGCTGTAGATGTAATAGGAAATAATAGAATTAAAATAAAGCAGATTTCACATCTTGTAGGAATTTGTTGTGATTCATTAAATAGACATATAGGTAATCTTGAGCGTAGGTTAAAACGAGAAAGAAAAGCTATATTTAATCCTTTTTCCTGTTTTATATTAGGTATTAGATTTGTAATCCATATACCTGAAGATATCTTATTCCGTTGTGGATTTGTTAGCCATAATGAAATACTAAGTAGTAATAGTTTGTATAAGACTATAGGAATGTCTGTTACCATCATTGGGGTAGTAAGCTCTGTAACCACAATAATGCTTGTATGGAATGTAACTTTGGCCTATTTAATAAAAGTAATACAATATTTTATTTTCTAAATATATTATATATCAGAGCCTATTTATATCATTACTTATTCTAATATATGGACTGAGGAGTGTGGGTTTTAAAATATATCGTATTCTTTTTATAATATTTATATACTAATATTGCTATAGTTGACATGTATACTGTATTGTAGTACATAATATTAAAGCAATGTGTATTATATGTAATGTATCCTTTTTAAGGGACAACATATTGTATATAATTGCATTATGGAGGGTGTTATGTCAGAAGATGAGAAAATTACAATAGATATTGATAGACTAAGAGATGATATACGAGAAGAATTTTTGGGAGCGTACTTTGGTGGAGGATATGGAGCTGCTTTAATGGAATCATTTGATGTAGATGATGCAACGGATGAGGAACTTGTTGAGATGGCTCAGAGTATGGGGATTGACCTACGAAGATATCAAGTGTAGGTGGTTTATAATGGACAAAGTAGATGTCCTAGCAATTAATGTTTTTAAAATTGAAATAGAGGCTATATTATGGGGATAAAATATAATACAAACTTTTCACCCAAAGGACCGAGTGAATTTGCCAAAGTAAAAGTATTAGAAGAAGCTGTTCAAAAAGGAACACTTGAGTATCTGCAAGCTGTTATTGATAAGTATAAAAACTTTGAAATGACAGCACGTGCATTGGGATTGGCAGCAAGATACAGAGGAATGGAGTTTGTAAAAGTTTTAGCAAATAACAAAGCAACCTTTAACTACAATAGAAATGGGGCTTTTCAAAGAAAATATAAAATGACGCAAAAAGCCGGTTATGGATATTATTGGACAGATTATTGCTTTATGATCGTACCGGAGAAGTTGAATTTGACTCTTGATAAGTGGGGAAATAGCTCATATAAAAATTCCGGTTTATGCGGAGTTCACAAGATGAACATTGTAAAGGAGCTGGTACCACTAAGTTTAGAAAAACGAATTGAGATTGCAAAATATTTTATTGAAAATAAAGATTTAGAGGCTTCAATGGATGGTATGCTCTACTGGGCATTGACAAATGATGAACTGGTATTTGCAGATGCACTGATAGATATGGGTGTAAATTTGAATGATATGGAAGCTAACTATTGTGAAAGGCATTCCGGGCTCACATACCTTGATATAATAACATCTGCAATTAAATCAAAATATCGAAGTACTTATGTGGAAAGTATAATAGGATTAAAAGAAGAGAAACTTCTTCCTGTATTAGAAAGATTTGATAAACTTGCAAAAAATGTAGGTAAGAAACTTTTTATAAGTCAGAGGATATTTGATTATGCTAAATGGAATAGAGAGTCATTGTCATATGTTTTTAAAAATGCAGATATATCAAAAATTAATAAAAAAAAGACTTTGGAAAATGCTGTATCAAATAATGATATTGAAAAGCTTGAAATAATGGCTGAGGGTGGATGGCTAAGAATTGCAGAGAAGCGTGAAGGATTAATAGATTTTGCACGTGAGAATGGATATGAAGAGGCACTTTCATGGCTTATAGATTTTAAGAACAGAACTGTGGATCTTGCATTAGAGAAATTAAGGGTAGAAGCAAAGATGCTTAAGGAACTTATGGAAAATCCTAATTCTGTATCAGCTATGAAGAAAAAGTGGAGATATAAAAAACAAGAGAATAATACATTGCAGATTACAAGTTATAAGGGAGATGAAGAGCATGTAGAAATTCCATCAATGATTGGAAGAGTAAAAGTCACATCTATTGGAAGAGAAGCATTTTCTGCTAGGGCGAGTAGAATAAAAAATGCAGATAACAGGAGAAAGATTAAGTCGGTTATTATTCCGGAAGGGGTAAAAGAAGTTGGTGAGTCAGCTTTTAGAGGATGTGAATCTATAGAAACTATTAAAGTTCCCAAAACGGTTAAAAAAATAGATGAATATGCTTTTGAAGGATGTTCGAATTTAAAAGAAATCGTATTGCCACAAAAAGTAAAAACAGAAAAGGGGATTTTTTCCGGTTGTCTTTCACTATGTAATGAAGATGGACTTATTATACTTGATGATGTATTGTATGGATGGAAGGGACTTAAGCAGGGAGAAAAAATATTGGTGATTCCGGAAGGAATTACAAAAATAGCTAAATGTGGATTATCAGATTATTTTTCATATTATGCTTGGAGTTTGAAAGAAATAGTTTTGCCTGATGGACTTCTTGAGATAGGTGAGGCGGCATTTAAGGGAATACATTTAGAGAAAATTAATATTCCGGACAGTGTAAGAAAGCTTGGAAAAGAGGCATTTGCATGGACAAATATTACAGAAATAAGGATACCCAAAGGAGTAAAATCTCTACCTGCAGAATTATTTTTATCTTGTAATTTAAAAAAAATGTATATTCCCGGTACTGTGGAAAAAATCGGAAGATCAATATTTGGACAAGGCTCTATGTTTAATAAAATAACAGAATTATATGTATACACTCCTTCAGGTTCGGCTGCGGAAGAATATATGAAGAATATTCCCGGTGTATATGTTCTAAATGATTATACGGAATAGGATTAAAATCATATCAAAACAAGTAAAATAGAAAAATATATGCTAAAATAAAATGGCAATTCCTTGGGGAATTGCCATTTAAAAATACAAATAGAATTTTATTGAAAATCACAATATAAAATTTCAGGGGGATATAATGAGAGAATTTAAAACAGCATCAACCCTTTTTGATGGCAACTTAACTTTATCTATAGCACCTGCACTTACCCCAAACGGTATAGAGAATGATCCTTTATTTTTCAATGGAGAAATCATCAATCCGACAATAGTTTCAGGTGGGCTTTTGGTACTTGCAGATATAGTCAGTACAAGATACTTTAAATACGTACCGGTGGACTTGAGAGACCCTATTCTCTGTGCCCAGGGTGACAGACTGAGGGCAGAATGCTTCTCAGCTTGCAATGGTGTTTATGCAAGAATGGATGTGTTCCAAAGTGCTTTGGATGGTGACATACTTTATGGTACTACAAATGTGGATATAGGTAACAATTTACGAAAGTCTCTTCTTAATATAAGACAGGGAGACAGATTAAAGCTTAGAATAGGAGATGAAGGACTTAAGACCTTGCACAGTAAAAATCTTGATAATGGAAGTGTGCTTACAGATATAGTTACTCAAAGGCCTGTAAAGATGCCTGACAGATGGATAAGAGCACTTGGAAATTGTGCCATGCTGCACCAAAATATGGAATATAAATTCCATATTGAGGGAATGCAGGCAAAATCATTTATTGCAATGCTGCCACCTGCTACAGGTAAGGAGAGATCGGGATGGCTTACACCTACAAAGACAGGTGTAATGTTAAAATCAAGAGAAGAAAAAAATAGCGTATATATCAGCGGACTCCATAGACTCAGTGCACTTAAGAGGATAATGAGTAATGTAAATGCTGTTTATTTTTATGCACCGAATGATGGTGAGCCGGGGCAGATGATGATTGAAGTATGTATGACCGGAGCAAATATTACCCTCAGTTTAACAGCGAAAAGTTATGAAGGGTATTCAGGCGAGGGAGCATTACTTGATTCGCTTTCAACTCCTAAAATACTTGAATGTGCGGACAAAATTGATAATATATTAAACTTTGAATCAAGACTTGATATTGATAAAATATCAAAATCAATCGGAATAGTAAAAAATGATATGAATGATGCAATGGAGCTGCTTGCCGTTTCAGGGAAGCTTGGGTTTGATGTCAGAGATAGAGCATTTTTCCATAGGGAATTGCCGGATGATCCGGATAGAGTTTTAAAGGATAATCCAAGGCTTGTGGGTGCAAAGAAGCTGGTTGAAGATACTGAATATATTGATGATAATATATGGTATGTAAAATCAGGGGATACAACTTACAGAGTTATTTTTCCTACAGATGAAAACCTAGAGAATGCAAAATGCACATGTACATGGTATCTGAAACATCAAAACAGTAGGGGACCATGTAAACATATCTTGGCGGTAAAACTAAAAAAAGGAGTATAGTATGGCAAGCAAACTAGAAAAAGCAGCAGAAATATATCGTTCTCTTGGCTATGAAGAGACAGATTTTGATGATATTTTAAATCTTGGAATAGGAAGCAAAGAAGAGCAAAAAGAGGCAAGGGAAGGATTAAAATCCGGAGACTGGACGGAGATAAAACAATTATCAGATAATACATATGGATTTGTTTCTGTGGTGGATGTAGATCTTGAAAAGCTTGCAATCTTTGCTATAAGAGTGGGTGTGGATGCCAAGAGAGCTGCAAATATTCTTAGAAGAAGCAGCAAAGTCGCTCTAAAGGCTATAAAGGAGAGAGGTGAGACTTATGCCATGAACTTTATACAAGCCGCCTGTGCATCAAACAGGAGAATATGGGAGCATTCATTGTCAGTGCTTGGAATGTTGGCATTAAAACTTGTGCATGAAATGAATCTTGAAATTCCTGAGTCTGTGGAGTATATGAAGGACTGGGCAGCTGTAGCGGCAATTCTTCTGACATCAAAAAGAAAAGACTACAATTTTGATGAGAGATTTGTAATTGAAAAGGAAGAGATTTTAAGAAGGTTCAAAGAGCATATAGAAGCCGGAGTGGCTTTAAATGTGCCTGCAACCGGACCTTTCTCTGATATACTTATATGGGGTGTACAAAATAATCTCATTACAAAAGATAATGCTATGGAGCAGGTGTTTTACGGACTTAGCATTGCACAAAGGCCGGGAGACAGAAAAGAGCTTGTAAATGTTTTAGAGCAAATCGGACTTAGTGACAGTGATATTATAGAAAGAATGGAAACAATTATTCCACTGCTTGGTCTTGGAGAAACGGCAATACTTGAGCGATTTGCACCTGTACTTATAGAGAGTGCTACTGAAGATTGGTTATATACAATACTTATTTCCTGCAGTTCTGCCAAGGTGAAAAAAATAAAAAAATTGATTTTAAAGTCTGTTTTAAAAAGGGAAATACCAAAGTCTGCAAATGAGTATGAAGATTGGCTCTTACTTTATAAGCAGGATGAGGATAAAAGTATAGCAAAGCTTGCGGTAAGCATTGAAAAGGTTTGGGGACTTAAGATAGAACAGGAAGATATAAAAGAAGAGGTGCAAGGGCTTTGGAGAGAAACACCTAAACTTTGGGAATTGCAAAAATTTGAAATAGGAGAAATTTCGCCGGAAAATCTTACAGATCTATTGGCAGTGATTTCTGACAGAAAAGAATATATTGACGATGTGGCTTTCGAGAGATTTATTGCAATGGCAAATTATATTGCACATAAAAATCCTGATGAAGCAAAAATAAGCCTGGCAGGAATTACAATAAATGATTCAAGTGGTATATGGGCACTTGGAAGATGGGCAAAAAATATTGAGAATAATATATGTCCGGATAGTAAGACGAATGAATGGAATGGTGAGAAGGAAGTTTTAAAAATCAGGTATAGCGGATTAGTTTATACAAGAAGGGTAGTATTATTTGAGTCGATAGATAAATGGCCATGTATATTAAGTACACCAAGTTATGAGGACCTAAGCATATCTTTACCTGATTTGACAGATAGACTTATCAAGTATAAGAATGAGAATTTTTTATATGTCGCTGAACCGGATTTACAGTTTGCAATTACCAGGTTGGATATTGAACGTATTACAAAAGAAGATAAAAAAAGGTTTTTGGAAAAAACAGATGGATTAAAATTAAAAATTTTACTTCCTTTGGGAGATTTTTTAAAGGATGTAAAGGGAGAAGATATTTTTGTTGAGGAAATAATAAAAGAATATTTAGACGATCCATATGTTGAACCGGAATTTTTATTCGAAAAAAATACATATTGGAGAGTGGACGTTGATGTGCCGGAAAGTTTAAAAGCATTTCCTTTTAGGCTTTCATGGTGCTATGAAGATATGTATTCTATTTTCCCGACCTGGGGAGATTATTCACTTACCGCCATACGAAGAGATAGTGAAGCCTATCATAGTCAGGGCATAAATTTAAGGCAGATAGCAAAAAGGAGAAAGCCTCTTACAAAAGGTGCAATGATGAACTGGATCGCAGCGTGGAGTAACTTAAATGATGAGAATGCTGCAGATGTTATTTCGGCAACTCATGAAGCATGGGAAAGAGGACTTCTATTACCGGGAATTGCAGATGTTTCATACCTGGATTGGAGTGGCGGTACACCGTCAAACCTGGCAAGCCTGGCTTTTGCAATGGACAATATGGCTAAAGAAGGTATGCTAAGTCTTGTTTGGAAAGCCGCATGTGATATTGTGGAAGTATCTTTAATGTCGCCAAGAATGCTCTCAGGTACTGCACAGATAGTAAAGTTTATAAGAGATTATATTGATGAAGTTATTTTTGCGGTAGAAAATAAGCTTGCCACAAAAAATGCATTGGAATTGAGGGCTGTAAAGAATCTTGCAACTAAATCCGGATCTTCAAAGGCTGTAGAATATGCCAAGGAAATAGTGAATAAGCTAAATTCTCTTGGCATGGATATAAAAGAAGAAAAGTATGAAGAAGTACAGAATCAAAATACGCCGAATGATTTTGATGAAGTATGGATGACATTACCAAAGGCTAAAAAGCTTATCTATGATAATGTTGAGTTTGATATAAATGTATTTGAAGTAAGAAAAGGCGAAAAAGCTTTTAGCTTTGATTTGAAATTACCGGACATACCCGACAGGCTGTTTCAAGTATATATTTACGGATGGTTTTACGGAATTCAAAAAGAGGCTCAAATGTCGGGAGCTGTGGCCGACAGCGACGGAAAAATTATAGATGAGAAAGCAAAAAGCGTATGGCTTCATTATGACCCTGAAAAGAAAAAGGTTGTAGTAAGTAAATATAGAAACTGGAGAGGTGAAAAAGAAGGACCTCTTGAGGGCAGTTCAACACCTTACTCAAAGATATTTTTAACTATTGCAGTAAGTACTCTGGCACAGGATGGGGAGAGTATTTATGGAGCAAAAAGTCTTTTCAGACAACTGGTGGACTCAGGAGATTTATCTGTAGAGAATTTAAGAGAAATAATGAGAGAACTTTTATTACATGAGGAGATAAGCCCTGCAAAGCTGGTAAGAATAGTTGAGAAAGAAAGCAAGCTTTTAAGCATATGCTATGTAATGCTTGTTGAGTGTATCAAATACGCCGGAGGGGTTGTTGTAAAGAATAATAAGCCACCTGTATGGATAAACAGAGTTTTGGATATCTGTACTTATTATGCTGATTATTTAAGGGAAGCGATGAAGAGAGGATATATTTTGGATGAAGATGCCAAATGGTATGGACTTTTAGAAATTGCAAACAGTAGTGCTAAGTCTGCTGCGGTGAAGAAGGCGAAGAATTTGGCAAAAATATTAGGAATATAAAGAAAATAGAAAAGTATATAGAAGAAATTGTTTTAGATTTTTATAAAAAAGCGACAGCCTGTAATATACAGGCTGCTGCTTTTTAGATTGTATTAATTTTTGCAGATCTCTTTCGAGAATTCTATAGCAGCCTCTAGAGTATCTGAAATGAATTTACTTTCTAATTCAAACTTGAATGTTTCACTGGCAGCGATTGCAGTATCACCCAAGCCTTTTTCTTCCAGGTATTCTTGCATTTTTGCATTCATACCTCCAACATCACCACTTACATGGTTAATATTATTTCTGAGTATTTTAATAGCATGGTAATATTTCATAGCTTGCCACAACTTCGGGTTTGATGTTTCAAGTTCCTGTAAAGAAAAGATTGTCTTTATATCCTTAGTAATCTTGTCCTTGACACATTTCACAAAAATATCTTCGTTATTCATAAAAGAAGTTATAAAGTCCCGAAAATTTGTGGCTTTATGTAATATATCTTTTGATAACTCATCTTTTTTTTCATGTGTATATTGATTTTTTATTGTTTTAAAAGCTTTATAAACAATTATTGAACAATCTTCTATTTCGTCAACCTCAAAGCCTTTACATTTGTTCTGTACATTAGATATTTCACAATCTATATAGTCTGATATTTTCTTT is a window from the Lachnoanaerobaculum umeaense genome containing:
- a CDS encoding SWIM zinc finger family protein; translation: MREFKTASTLFDGNLTLSIAPALTPNGIENDPLFFNGEIINPTIVSGGLLVLADIVSTRYFKYVPVDLRDPILCAQGDRLRAECFSACNGVYARMDVFQSALDGDILYGTTNVDIGNNLRKSLLNIRQGDRLKLRIGDEGLKTLHSKNLDNGSVLTDIVTQRPVKMPDRWIRALGNCAMLHQNMEYKFHIEGMQAKSFIAMLPPATGKERSGWLTPTKTGVMLKSREEKNSVYISGLHRLSALKRIMSNVNAVYFYAPNDGEPGQMMIEVCMTGANITLSLTAKSYEGYSGEGALLDSLSTPKILECADKIDNILNFESRLDIDKISKSIGIVKNDMNDAMELLAVSGKLGFDVRDRAFFHRELPDDPDRVLKDNPRLVGAKKLVEDTEYIDDNIWYVKSGDTTYRVIFPTDENLENAKCTCTWYLKHQNSRGPCKHILAVKLKKGV
- a CDS encoding PRTRC system protein E, with the protein product MASKLEKAAEIYRSLGYEETDFDDILNLGIGSKEEQKEAREGLKSGDWTEIKQLSDNTYGFVSVVDVDLEKLAIFAIRVGVDAKRAANILRRSSKVALKAIKERGETYAMNFIQAACASNRRIWEHSLSVLGMLALKLVHEMNLEIPESVEYMKDWAAVAAILLTSKRKDYNFDERFVIEKEEILRRFKEHIEAGVALNVPATGPFSDILIWGVQNNLITKDNAMEQVFYGLSIAQRPGDRKELVNVLEQIGLSDSDIIERMETIIPLLGLGETAILERFAPVLIESATEDWLYTILISCSSAKVKKIKKLILKSVLKREIPKSANEYEDWLLLYKQDEDKSIAKLAVSIEKVWGLKIEQEDIKEEVQGLWRETPKLWELQKFEIGEISPENLTDLLAVISDRKEYIDDVAFERFIAMANYIAHKNPDEAKISLAGITINDSSGIWALGRWAKNIENNICPDSKTNEWNGEKEVLKIRYSGLVYTRRVVLFESIDKWPCILSTPSYEDLSISLPDLTDRLIKYKNENFLYVAEPDLQFAITRLDIERITKEDKKRFLEKTDGLKLKILLPLGDFLKDVKGEDIFVEEIIKEYLDDPYVEPEFLFEKNTYWRVDVDVPESLKAFPFRLSWCYEDMYSIFPTWGDYSLTAIRRDSEAYHSQGINLRQIAKRRKPLTKGAMMNWIAAWSNLNDENAADVISATHEAWERGLLLPGIADVSYLDWSGGTPSNLASLAFAMDNMAKEGMLSLVWKAACDIVEVSLMSPRMLSGTAQIVKFIRDYIDEVIFAVENKLATKNALELRAVKNLATKSGSSKAVEYAKEIVNKLNSLGMDIKEEKYEEVQNQNTPNDFDEVWMTLPKAKKLIYDNVEFDINVFEVRKGEKAFSFDLKLPDIPDRLFQVYIYGWFYGIQKEAQMSGAVADSDGKIIDEKAKSVWLHYDPEKKKVVVSKYRNWRGEKEGPLEGSSTPYSKIFLTIAVSTLAQDGESIYGAKSLFRQLVDSGDLSVENLREIMRELLLHEEISPAKLVRIVEKESKLLSICYVMLVECIKYAGGVVVKNNKPPVWINRVLDICTYYADYLREAMKRGYILDEDAKWYGLLEIANSSAKSAAVKKAKNLAKILGI
- a CDS encoding leucine-rich repeat domain-containing protein; this encodes MGIKYNTNFSPKGPSEFAKVKVLEEAVQKGTLEYLQAVIDKYKNFEMTARALGLAARYRGMEFVKVLANNKATFNYNRNGAFQRKYKMTQKAGYGYYWTDYCFMIVPEKLNLTLDKWGNSSYKNSGLCGVHKMNIVKELVPLSLEKRIEIAKYFIENKDLEASMDGMLYWALTNDELVFADALIDMGVNLNDMEANYCERHSGLTYLDIITSAIKSKYRSTYVESIIGLKEEKLLPVLERFDKLAKNVGKKLFISQRIFDYAKWNRESLSYVFKNADISKINKKKTLENAVSNNDIEKLEIMAEGGWLRIAEKREGLIDFARENGYEEALSWLIDFKNRTVDLALEKLRVEAKMLKELMENPNSVSAMKKKWRYKKQENNTLQITSYKGDEEHVEIPSMIGRVKVTSIGREAFSARASRIKNADNRRKIKSVIIPEGVKEVGESAFRGCESIETIKVPKTVKKIDEYAFEGCSNLKEIVLPQKVKTEKGIFSGCLSLCNEDGLIILDDVLYGWKGLKQGEKILVIPEGITKIAKCGLSDYFSYYAWSLKEIVLPDGLLEIGEAAFKGIHLEKINIPDSVRKLGKEAFAWTNITEIRIPKGVKSLPAELFLSCNLKKMYIPGTVEKIGRSIFGQGSMFNKITELYVYTPSGSAAEEYMKNIPGVYVLNDYTE